In Arachis stenosperma cultivar V10309 chromosome 1, arast.V10309.gnm1.PFL2, whole genome shotgun sequence, one DNA window encodes the following:
- the LOC130965604 gene encoding probable apyrase 7 isoform X3 — protein sequence MEFPKSPSKDKRFVNRKWILRILAAILVTLLLLLGFHLESDYGRNGHFNAASYYTVVVDCGSTGTRVNVYEWKIGVISNGSLPILLNSYPDNSSTTKNSLWKSSCQYHCMQTEPGLDKFVNDSSEVRNSLEPLIAWAENVVPREMHRETPVFVLATAGLRRLPGSDAVRVLEDVEVVVKGHSFMCRKSWIRVLSGREEAYYGWVALNYKMGRFGGYHGDSTFGLLDLGGSSLQIVVEVDNGAGDDSHVITSRISSIEHNIVAYSLPAFGLNEAFERTVLMLRNSQIAEGIGGVSIIRHPCLMSTFAQNYTCNSCSAFDATYQKNHSQPNETKPRSLRLIGDPDWEQCKEIAIAASMNSSNTKVPHPNAGKDCEASSFSHIGISLLNLTAIAHPIKRFHALSGFFFVYNKLNLSPRANLTMVWESGGLYGIFDRLWNVSW from the exons ATGGAATTCCCCAAATCCCCTTCCAAAGACAAACGATTCGTCAATCGCAAATGGATTTTGAGAATCCTTGCAGCAATTTTGGTCACTCTGCTGTTGTTACTGGGTTTTCATTTGGAGTCAGATTATGGTAGAAATGGTCACTTCAATGCGGCATCGTATTACACTGTTGTTGTGGATTGTGGAAGCACTGGTACACGGGTGAACGTGTATGAGTGGAAGATTGGGGTTATAAGCAATGGTAGCTTGCCAATTCTGCTGAATTCTTATCCTGATAACAGTTCAACAACAAAGAACTCACTCTGGAAGAGTTCTTGTCAGTATCACTGTATGCAAACTGAACCCGGGTTGGACAAGTTTGTGAATGATTCTTCGGAAGTGAGGAATTCTTTGGAACCATTGATTGCTTGGGCAGAGAATGTGGTCCCACGCGAAATGCATAGGGAAACACCTGTTTTTGTTCTGGCCACTGCTGGTCTGAGGAGGCTTCCGGGAAGTGATGCCGTGCGAGTTTTGGAAGATGTTGAGGTAGTTGTGAAAGGTCATTCATTTATGTGTAGGAAGAGTTGGATAAGGGTTTTGAGTGGGAGGGAAGAAGCTTATTATGGTTGGGTGGCTTTGAATTACAAGATGGGAAGATTTGGTGGTTATCATGGTGATAGTACTTTTGGGCTTCTTGATTTGGGTGGCTCGTCGTTGCAGATTGTGGTAGAGGTAGACAATGGTGCTGGAGATGATTCTCATGTTATCACATCAAGGATTAGTTCAATTGAGCATAATATTGTGGCATACTCGTTGCCTGCATTTGGTTTAAATGAAGCGTTTGAAAGGACAGTTCTTATGCTCAGAAATAGTCAAATTGCAGAAGGAATTGGAGGTGTCTCTATTATCAGACATCCTTGTTTGATGTCTACTTTTGCACAAAATTATACCTGCAATTCTTGCTCTGCATTTGACGCCACATATCAGAAAAATCATAGCCAACCCAATGAAACAAAACCTCGGTCTTTACGACTTATTGGAGATCCTGATTGGGAGCAATGCAAGGAAATAGCTATTGCTGCTTCAATGAACTCAAGCAATACTAAAGTTCCACATCCAAATGCTGGCAAAGACTGCGAAGCAAGTTCATTTTCTCATATTG GCATCAGTCTACTTAATTTAACAGCTATTGCACACCCAATCAAGCGCTTTCATGCTTTGTCTGGTTTCTTTTTTGTCTACAACAAGCTTAATTTGAGCCCAAGAGCCAACCTAACAATGGTTTGGGAGTCAG GTGGCTTATATGGCATCTTTGATCGACTATGGAATGTGTCTTGGTGA
- the LOC130965604 gene encoding probable apyrase 7 isoform X4, which produces MEFPKSPSKDKRFVNRKWILRILAAILVTLLLLLGFHLESDYGRNGHFNAASYYTVVVDCGSTGTRVNVYEWKIGVISNGSLPILLNSYPDNSSTTKNSLWKSSCQYHCMQTEPGLDKFVNDSSEVRNSLEPLIAWAENVVPREMHRETPVFVLATAGLRRLPGSDAVRVLEDVEVVVKGHSFMCRKSWIRVLSGREEAYYGWVALNYKMGRFGGYHGDSTFGLLDLGGSSLQIVVEVDNGAGDDSHVITSRISSIEHNIVAYSLPAFGLNEAFERTVLMLRNSQIAEGIGGVSIIRHPCLMSTFAQNYTCNSCSAFDATYQKNHSQPNETKPRSLRLIGDPDWEQCKEIAIAASMNSSNTKVPHPNAGKDCEASSFSHIGGLYGIFDRLWNVSW; this is translated from the exons ATGGAATTCCCCAAATCCCCTTCCAAAGACAAACGATTCGTCAATCGCAAATGGATTTTGAGAATCCTTGCAGCAATTTTGGTCACTCTGCTGTTGTTACTGGGTTTTCATTTGGAGTCAGATTATGGTAGAAATGGTCACTTCAATGCGGCATCGTATTACACTGTTGTTGTGGATTGTGGAAGCACTGGTACACGGGTGAACGTGTATGAGTGGAAGATTGGGGTTATAAGCAATGGTAGCTTGCCAATTCTGCTGAATTCTTATCCTGATAACAGTTCAACAACAAAGAACTCACTCTGGAAGAGTTCTTGTCAGTATCACTGTATGCAAACTGAACCCGGGTTGGACAAGTTTGTGAATGATTCTTCGGAAGTGAGGAATTCTTTGGAACCATTGATTGCTTGGGCAGAGAATGTGGTCCCACGCGAAATGCATAGGGAAACACCTGTTTTTGTTCTGGCCACTGCTGGTCTGAGGAGGCTTCCGGGAAGTGATGCCGTGCGAGTTTTGGAAGATGTTGAGGTAGTTGTGAAAGGTCATTCATTTATGTGTAGGAAGAGTTGGATAAGGGTTTTGAGTGGGAGGGAAGAAGCTTATTATGGTTGGGTGGCTTTGAATTACAAGATGGGAAGATTTGGTGGTTATCATGGTGATAGTACTTTTGGGCTTCTTGATTTGGGTGGCTCGTCGTTGCAGATTGTGGTAGAGGTAGACAATGGTGCTGGAGATGATTCTCATGTTATCACATCAAGGATTAGTTCAATTGAGCATAATATTGTGGCATACTCGTTGCCTGCATTTGGTTTAAATGAAGCGTTTGAAAGGACAGTTCTTATGCTCAGAAATAGTCAAATTGCAGAAGGAATTGGAGGTGTCTCTATTATCAGACATCCTTGTTTGATGTCTACTTTTGCACAAAATTATACCTGCAATTCTTGCTCTGCATTTGACGCCACATATCAGAAAAATCATAGCCAACCCAATGAAACAAAACCTCGGTCTTTACGACTTATTGGAGATCCTGATTGGGAGCAATGCAAGGAAATAGCTATTGCTGCTTCAATGAACTCAAGCAATACTAAAGTTCCACATCCAAATGCTGGCAAAGACTGCGAAGCAAGTTCATTTTCTCATATTG GTGGCTTATATGGCATCTTTGATCGACTATGGAATGTGTCTTGGTGA
- the LOC130965604 gene encoding probable apyrase 7 isoform X1, whose protein sequence is MEFPKSPSKDKRFVNRKWILRILAAILVTLLLLLGFHLESDYGRNGHFNAASYYTVVVDCGSTGTRVNVYEWKIGVISNGSLPILLNSYPDNSSTTKNSLWKSSCQYHCMQTEPGLDKFVNDSSEVRNSLEPLIAWAENVVPREMHRETPVFVLATAGLRRLPGSDAVRVLEDVEVVVKGHSFMCRKSWIRVLSGREEAYYGWVALNYKMGRFGGYHGDSTFGLLDLGGSSLQIVVEVDNGAGDDSHVITSRISSIEHNIVAYSLPAFGLNEAFERTVLMLRNSQIAEGIGGVSIIRHPCLMSTFAQNYTCNSCSAFDATYQKNHSQPNETKPRSLRLIGDPDWEQCKEIAIAASMNSSNTKVPHPNAGKDCEASSFSHIGISLLNLTAIAHPIKRFHALSGFFFVYNKLNLSPRANLTMVWESGKQICSNLWDSLSSISDNSNYMGQFCFQVAYMASLIDYGMCLGDVEVVFGPGDVSWTLGAAMVEGKFLWLNSTNRKAETIISTLKNVKVVSSPTLLFAVLVFVLLIVNCSQIKLPMPSRRASASGLSLPTYTHIRRRSF, encoded by the exons ATGGAATTCCCCAAATCCCCTTCCAAAGACAAACGATTCGTCAATCGCAAATGGATTTTGAGAATCCTTGCAGCAATTTTGGTCACTCTGCTGTTGTTACTGGGTTTTCATTTGGAGTCAGATTATGGTAGAAATGGTCACTTCAATGCGGCATCGTATTACACTGTTGTTGTGGATTGTGGAAGCACTGGTACACGGGTGAACGTGTATGAGTGGAAGATTGGGGTTATAAGCAATGGTAGCTTGCCAATTCTGCTGAATTCTTATCCTGATAACAGTTCAACAACAAAGAACTCACTCTGGAAGAGTTCTTGTCAGTATCACTGTATGCAAACTGAACCCGGGTTGGACAAGTTTGTGAATGATTCTTCGGAAGTGAGGAATTCTTTGGAACCATTGATTGCTTGGGCAGAGAATGTGGTCCCACGCGAAATGCATAGGGAAACACCTGTTTTTGTTCTGGCCACTGCTGGTCTGAGGAGGCTTCCGGGAAGTGATGCCGTGCGAGTTTTGGAAGATGTTGAGGTAGTTGTGAAAGGTCATTCATTTATGTGTAGGAAGAGTTGGATAAGGGTTTTGAGTGGGAGGGAAGAAGCTTATTATGGTTGGGTGGCTTTGAATTACAAGATGGGAAGATTTGGTGGTTATCATGGTGATAGTACTTTTGGGCTTCTTGATTTGGGTGGCTCGTCGTTGCAGATTGTGGTAGAGGTAGACAATGGTGCTGGAGATGATTCTCATGTTATCACATCAAGGATTAGTTCAATTGAGCATAATATTGTGGCATACTCGTTGCCTGCATTTGGTTTAAATGAAGCGTTTGAAAGGACAGTTCTTATGCTCAGAAATAGTCAAATTGCAGAAGGAATTGGAGGTGTCTCTATTATCAGACATCCTTGTTTGATGTCTACTTTTGCACAAAATTATACCTGCAATTCTTGCTCTGCATTTGACGCCACATATCAGAAAAATCATAGCCAACCCAATGAAACAAAACCTCGGTCTTTACGACTTATTGGAGATCCTGATTGGGAGCAATGCAAGGAAATAGCTATTGCTGCTTCAATGAACTCAAGCAATACTAAAGTTCCACATCCAAATGCTGGCAAAGACTGCGAAGCAAGTTCATTTTCTCATATTG GCATCAGTCTACTTAATTTAACAGCTATTGCACACCCAATCAAGCGCTTTCATGCTTTGTCTGGTTTCTTTTTTGTCTACAACAAGCTTAATTTGAGCCCAAGAGCCAACCTAACAATGGTTTGGGAGTCAGGCAAACAGATATGTTCAAATTTATGGGATAGCTTGAGCAGTATTTCTGATAATTCAAATTACATGGGACAATTTTGTTTCCAGGTGGCTTATATGGCATCTTTGATCGACTATGGAATGTGTCTTGGTGATGTTGAAGTGGTGTTTGGTCCAGGTGATGTTTCCTGGACGTTAGGAGCTGCAATGGTTGAAGGTAAATTTCTCTGGTTAAATTCAACAAACCGCAAAGCAGAGACTATCATCTCAACCTTAAAGAATGTCAAGGTCGTTTCTTCTCCAACTTTGCTCTTTGCTGTACTTGTATTTGTTTTATTGATTGTTAATTGTAGCCAAATCAAGCTACCAATGCCAAGCAGGAGGGCTTCTGCTTCTGGCTTATCGTTGCCAACATATACTCATATAAGACGGCGTTCTTTTTAG
- the LOC130965604 gene encoding probable apyrase 7 isoform X2, translated as MQTEPGLDKFVNDSSEVRNSLEPLIAWAENVVPREMHRETPVFVLATAGLRRLPGSDAVRVLEDVEVVVKGHSFMCRKSWIRVLSGREEAYYGWVALNYKMGRFGGYHGDSTFGLLDLGGSSLQIVVEVDNGAGDDSHVITSRISSIEHNIVAYSLPAFGLNEAFERTVLMLRNSQIAEGIGGVSIIRHPCLMSTFAQNYTCNSCSAFDATYQKNHSQPNETKPRSLRLIGDPDWEQCKEIAIAASMNSSNTKVPHPNAGKDCEASSFSHIGISLLNLTAIAHPIKRFHALSGFFFVYNKLNLSPRANLTMVWESGKQICSNLWDSLSSISDNSNYMGQFCFQVAYMASLIDYGMCLGDVEVVFGPGDVSWTLGAAMVEGKFLWLNSTNRKAETIISTLKNVKVVSSPTLLFAVLVFVLLIVNCSQIKLPMPSRRASASGLSLPTYTHIRRRSF; from the exons ATGCAAACTGAACCCGGGTTGGACAAGTTTGTGAATGATTCTTCGGAAGTGAGGAATTCTTTGGAACCATTGATTGCTTGGGCAGAGAATGTGGTCCCACGCGAAATGCATAGGGAAACACCTGTTTTTGTTCTGGCCACTGCTGGTCTGAGGAGGCTTCCGGGAAGTGATGCCGTGCGAGTTTTGGAAGATGTTGAGGTAGTTGTGAAAGGTCATTCATTTATGTGTAGGAAGAGTTGGATAAGGGTTTTGAGTGGGAGGGAAGAAGCTTATTATGGTTGGGTGGCTTTGAATTACAAGATGGGAAGATTTGGTGGTTATCATGGTGATAGTACTTTTGGGCTTCTTGATTTGGGTGGCTCGTCGTTGCAGATTGTGGTAGAGGTAGACAATGGTGCTGGAGATGATTCTCATGTTATCACATCAAGGATTAGTTCAATTGAGCATAATATTGTGGCATACTCGTTGCCTGCATTTGGTTTAAATGAAGCGTTTGAAAGGACAGTTCTTATGCTCAGAAATAGTCAAATTGCAGAAGGAATTGGAGGTGTCTCTATTATCAGACATCCTTGTTTGATGTCTACTTTTGCACAAAATTATACCTGCAATTCTTGCTCTGCATTTGACGCCACATATCAGAAAAATCATAGCCAACCCAATGAAACAAAACCTCGGTCTTTACGACTTATTGGAGATCCTGATTGGGAGCAATGCAAGGAAATAGCTATTGCTGCTTCAATGAACTCAAGCAATACTAAAGTTCCACATCCAAATGCTGGCAAAGACTGCGAAGCAAGTTCATTTTCTCATATTG GCATCAGTCTACTTAATTTAACAGCTATTGCACACCCAATCAAGCGCTTTCATGCTTTGTCTGGTTTCTTTTTTGTCTACAACAAGCTTAATTTGAGCCCAAGAGCCAACCTAACAATGGTTTGGGAGTCAGGCAAACAGATATGTTCAAATTTATGGGATAGCTTGAGCAGTATTTCTGATAATTCAAATTACATGGGACAATTTTGTTTCCAGGTGGCTTATATGGCATCTTTGATCGACTATGGAATGTGTCTTGGTGATGTTGAAGTGGTGTTTGGTCCAGGTGATGTTTCCTGGACGTTAGGAGCTGCAATGGTTGAAGGTAAATTTCTCTGGTTAAATTCAACAAACCGCAAAGCAGAGACTATCATCTCAACCTTAAAGAATGTCAAGGTCGTTTCTTCTCCAACTTTGCTCTTTGCTGTACTTGTATTTGTTTTATTGATTGTTAATTGTAGCCAAATCAAGCTACCAATGCCAAGCAGGAGGGCTTCTGCTTCTGGCTTATCGTTGCCAACATATACTCATATAAGACGGCGTTCTTTTTAG
- the LOC130965629 gene encoding uncharacterized protein LOC130965629, producing the protein MEMMVMKKTAAVFVVNLLLLVAFCSAIESPQYTLVHKESEFEIRLYRHSVWMSAPALLQLSFQKATWNGFHRLFQFIQGANLNFSRIPMTAPVLTTMVPGAGPLESQGYYVSLYLPVKFQATPPLPLPELNIKPHKFASHCIAVREFSGFAKDDRVVKEAQKLATSLSRSPWVDSTSARSSYSIAQYDAPFKIIKRRNEVWIDIDAPDLGCKSVGVAAY; encoded by the exons ATGGAGATGATGGTGATGAAGAAGACAGCGGCGGTGTTTGTGGTCAATTTGCTGCTTTTGGTGGCATTTTGTAGTGCGATCGAATCACCGCAGTACACGCTAGTCCATAAGGAGTCGGAATTCGAGATCAGGCTCTATCGACACTCTGTTTGGATGTCCGCTCCTGCTCTTCTTCAACTTTCCTTCCAGAAAGCCACCTGGAACGGTTTCCACAG GTTGTTTCAATTCATACAAGGTGCCAACCTTAACTTCTCTCGAATTCCCATGACTGCTCCGGTGCTGACAACAATGGTCCCCGGAGCTGGACCCCTCGAATCACAAGGGTATTATGTTAGTCTTTACTTGCCTGTCAAGTTCCAAGCCACCCCACCACTCCCATTGCCAGAACTCAACATCAAGCCCCACAAATTCGCCAGCCACTGCATTGCGGTCAGAGAGTTCTCTGGTTTTGCCAAGGATGATAGGGTTGTCAAAGAAGCTCAAAAGCTTGCCACCAGCCTCAGCAGGTCCCCTTGGGTTGACTCAACTTCTGCCAGGAGTTCTTACTCCATTGCTCAGTATGATGCTCCTTTTAAGATCATTAAGCGCCGGAATGAGGTTTGGATCGACATTGATGCCCCTGATTTGGGTTGTAAATCAGTTGGTGTTGCAGCATATTGA